The Candidatus Pantoea soli genome window below encodes:
- the alsE gene encoding D-allulose 6-phosphate 3-epimerase translates to MRIQVSPSLMCMNLMEIKHQLAVLDSRADFLHIDIMDGHYVKNITLSPFFIEQIRPHTRVALDVHLMVERPTDFIEVIARAGADYICPHAETINRDAFRVINLIRSFGKKVGVVLNPATPVSYIHHYIHLLDKITVMTVDPGYAGQPFIPEMVEKIKALKALKQQHGYPWLIEIDGSCNTRTYQTLVSAGADVLIVGTSGLFTLHDDLATAWDMMRESIDEAQGLTQVSA, encoded by the coding sequence ATGCGTATTCAAGTCTCCCCGTCATTGATGTGTATGAATCTGATGGAGATCAAGCACCAGCTGGCGGTGCTGGATTCCCGCGCTGACTTCCTGCACATCGATATCATGGACGGTCATTACGTTAAGAACATTACGCTGTCGCCCTTTTTTATTGAGCAGATCCGCCCGCATACCCGCGTGGCGCTGGATGTGCATTTAATGGTGGAGCGCCCGACCGATTTTATCGAGGTGATTGCCCGGGCCGGGGCGGATTACATCTGCCCGCACGCAGAAACCATCAACCGCGATGCGTTCCGCGTCATTAATCTGATCCGCAGCTTTGGCAAAAAAGTGGGCGTGGTGCTCAATCCGGCCACACCGGTTTCCTATATCCACCACTACATTCATCTGCTGGATAAAATCACCGTCATGACAGTGGATCCCGGCTATGCCGGTCAGCCCTTTATTCCGGAGATGGTGGAAAAAATTAAAGCACTGAAAGCGCTGAAACAGCAGCACGGCTATCCATGGCTGATTGAGATTGACGGCTCCTGTAACACCCGCACCTATCAGACGCTGGTCAGCGCCGGCGCCGATGTGCTGATCGTCGGCACCTCCGGGCTGTTTACGCTGCATGACGATCTGGCGACCGCATGGGACATGATGCGCGAGAGCATTGATGAGGCGCAGGGTCTGACGCAGGTGTCCGCATGA
- the alsK gene encoding allose kinase — MKKRWLGIDIGGTGTRLQIMEEGRVWSGFRKVPTRSWAQQPDALAALGLLIGETLEQQPVSGVMLGLPGILSRDRQQVISLPFIQALDQQPVAAQLSARLGVPVAMDKDVNHLLLWDLLQLPQLPQHAVGLYPGTGMGNSLWINGGFYHGQHGAAGELGHVPAGGRTLPCPCGNHGCAETVTSGHWLSRWAAEHAAQTPMAALFSCHRDDPALQAFVTRLARLIATEMNILDPEYLILGGGVLAMADFPLAQLRTEVQQYLRPPATRSGLRIVFSQSTDHTGCRGACLAAERLFRSA, encoded by the coding sequence ATGAAAAAACGCTGGCTCGGTATCGACATCGGCGGCACCGGCACCCGGCTGCAGATCATGGAAGAGGGCCGCGTCTGGTCCGGTTTCCGCAAGGTGCCGACCCGCAGCTGGGCGCAGCAGCCCGACGCGTTGGCGGCCCTCGGGCTGCTGATCGGCGAAACGCTGGAACAGCAGCCGGTCAGCGGCGTGATGCTGGGGCTGCCGGGTATCCTCAGCCGCGATCGTCAGCAGGTGATTTCGCTGCCCTTCATCCAAGCGCTGGATCAGCAGCCGGTAGCGGCACAGCTCAGCGCCCGACTTGGCGTGCCGGTGGCGATGGATAAAGACGTGAATCATCTGCTGCTGTGGGATTTACTGCAGCTGCCGCAGCTGCCGCAACACGCCGTGGGGCTCTATCCGGGCACCGGTATGGGCAACAGCCTGTGGATTAACGGCGGGTTTTATCACGGTCAGCACGGTGCGGCCGGGGAACTCGGTCATGTGCCCGCGGGCGGTCGCACCCTGCCCTGCCCGTGCGGTAACCACGGCTGTGCGGAAACCGTCACCTCCGGCCACTGGCTGAGCCGCTGGGCCGCAGAACATGCTGCACAGACGCCCATGGCCGCCCTGTTCAGCTGTCACCGCGACGACCCGGCGCTGCAGGCCTTCGTCACACGGCTGGCGCGGCTGATTGCCACGGAGATGAACATCCTGGACCCGGAGTACCTGATTCTGGGCGGTGGCGTGCTGGCGATGGCGGATTTTCCGCTGGCGCAGCTGCGCACGGAGGTGCAGCAGTATTTACGTCCGCCCGCCACGCGCAGCGGACTGCGGATTGTGTTCAGTCAATCCACCGATCACACCGGCTGTCGCGGTGCCTGTCTGGCCGCTGAACGCCTGTTCAGGAGTGCATAA
- a CDS encoding ribokinase, with protein sequence MKGKVCVFGSFNLDIVAVMNRFPLPGESLTAQHSMMGPGGKGANQATAALRAGARVHYIGKVGHDDFGTFARRHLEKTGFDAITLFTCKEKPTGNALIYVAGNDAENMISVYPGANTTVTAAEVTRCQPTVAAADILLVQLENNLSAIQRMIDNARASGTFVILNPAPWQKISDALLAKVDLLTPNSTEATQLSGIAVTDFASAQQAAERLHRKGARQVIITLGINGALLSRAGQQWRIPLFPAQPLDTTGAGDAFNGALAARLASGDDLPQAAVFAAAFASLCVERAGAANAMPSYAEALARLQAHPQCVAESLAVCA encoded by the coding sequence ATGAAAGGCAAAGTGTGCGTGTTTGGTTCCTTCAATCTGGATATTGTGGCAGTGATGAACCGTTTTCCCCTGCCCGGCGAGTCGCTGACGGCGCAGCACAGCATGATGGGGCCCGGCGGCAAAGGGGCCAATCAGGCCACGGCCGCGCTGCGTGCCGGTGCGCGGGTGCACTATATCGGCAAAGTTGGCCATGACGATTTCGGCACCTTTGCCCGTCGTCATCTGGAAAAAACCGGCTTCGATGCGATTACGCTGTTTACCTGTAAAGAGAAGCCCACCGGCAATGCGTTGATTTATGTCGCCGGAAACGACGCCGAAAACATGATTTCCGTTTACCCTGGCGCAAATACCACCGTCACCGCAGCGGAAGTGACACGCTGCCAGCCCACAGTGGCCGCCGCCGATATTCTGCTGGTGCAGCTGGAAAACAACCTTAGCGCGATTCAGCGCATGATCGATAACGCCCGCGCCAGTGGCACCTTCGTGATCCTGAATCCGGCGCCGTGGCAGAAAATCAGCGATGCGCTGCTGGCGAAGGTGGATTTGCTGACGCCAAACAGCACCGAAGCGACGCAGCTGAGCGGGATAGCCGTGACCGATTTTGCCAGCGCACAGCAGGCGGCAGAGAGACTGCACCGGAAAGGCGCACGTCAGGTGATCATCACCCTGGGCATCAACGGGGCGCTGCTCTCGCGCGCGGGCCAGCAGTGGCGCATTCCGCTGTTTCCGGCACAACCGCTGGATACCACCGGGGCCGGGGATGCGTTCAACGGGGCGCTGGCCGCGCGGCTCGCCTCAGGCGACGATCTGCCGCAGGCGGCGGTGTTTGCCGCGGCTTTTGCCTCGCTGTGCGTGGAACGCGCCGGCGCTGCCAACGCCATGCCATCCTATGCGGAAGCGCTGGCGCGTCTGCAGGCGCATCCGCAGTGCGTGGCTGAATCGCTGGCCGTGTGCGCGTAG
- the nudK gene encoding GDP-mannose pyrophosphatase NudK has product MSLKINIIKEKVLSDNYFVLRNYTYELTRSDGEVVRHKREVYDRGNGATILLYNREKNSVVLIRQFRIATWVNGNTSGELIETCAGLLDNDTPEDCIRKEAIEETGYEVGHVEKLFEAYMSPGGVTELIHFFAAEYSDAQRTSAGGGVEDEAITVLELPFPQALAMVKEGRIRDGKAIMLLQYAQIAGLLTA; this is encoded by the coding sequence ATGTCGTTAAAGATCAACATCATCAAAGAGAAGGTGCTGTCGGACAATTACTTTGTTCTGCGCAACTACACCTACGAACTGACCCGCAGCGACGGCGAGGTGGTCCGCCATAAGCGCGAGGTCTATGACCGCGGCAACGGCGCCACCATCCTGCTCTATAACCGTGAAAAAAACAGCGTGGTGCTGATTCGTCAGTTCCGTATCGCCACCTGGGTTAATGGCAATACCAGCGGCGAACTGATTGAAACCTGCGCAGGCCTGCTGGATAACGACACGCCGGAAGACTGCATCCGCAAAGAGGCCATTGAAGAGACCGGCTATGAAGTGGGGCACGTTGAAAAGCTGTTTGAAGCCTATATGTCACCGGGCGGCGTCACCGAGCTGATTCACTTTTTCGCCGCCGAATACAGCGATGCGCAGCGAACCAGCGCCGGCGGCGGCGTAGAGGATGAGGCGATTACCGTGCTGGAGCTGCCGTTCCCGCAGGCGCTGGCAATGGTCAAAGAGGGGCGCATTCGCGATGGCAAGGCGATTATGCTGCTGCAGTATGCGCAAATCGCCGGCCTGTTAACCGCCTGA
- the ansP gene encoding L-asparagine permease encodes MKSTKKTPAEQRAARRRWLNSHDTGYHKAMGNRQVQMIAIGGAIGTGLFLGAGARLQMAGPALALVYLVCGIFSFFILRALGELVLHRPSSGSFVSYAREFLGEKASYVAGWMYFVNWAMTGIVDITAVALYMHYWGAFGDVPQWVFALGALAIVGTMNMIGVKWFAEMEFWFALIKVLAIVVFLIVGVVFLGSGKPLDGNATGFHLITDNGGLFPHGLLPALVLVQGVVFAFASIELVGTAAGECKDPKTMLPKAINSVIWRIGLFYVGSVVLLVMLLPWNAYQAGQSPFVTFFTKLGVPYVGSIMNIVVLSAALSSLNSGLYSTGRILRSMSMGGSAPQFMSKMSKQQVPYAGILVTIAVYVVGVVLNYYVPSQVFEIVLNVASLGIISSWGFIIVCQMRLRKAIKEGKAEEVGFRLPWAPVTSWLTLLFLVSVLVLMAFDYPNGTYTIASIPLIAVLLVLGWFGVRKRVHAEAMKEHELHHDDQDDAARKLAEESGR; translated from the coding sequence ATGAAATCTACTAAAAAAACGCCAGCCGAACAGCGCGCTGCGAGAAGGCGCTGGCTTAACTCCCACGACACCGGTTACCACAAAGCTATGGGTAACCGCCAGGTACAAATGATCGCCATCGGCGGTGCTATTGGTACCGGTCTGTTCTTAGGTGCAGGCGCGCGCCTGCAAATGGCCGGTCCGGCGCTGGCACTGGTATATCTGGTGTGCGGTATCTTCTCTTTCTTTATTCTGCGTGCGCTGGGTGAGCTGGTTTTACACCGTCCCTCCAGCGGCAGCTTTGTTTCTTATGCACGTGAATTCCTTGGGGAAAAAGCGTCATACGTGGCGGGCTGGATGTACTTTGTTAACTGGGCGATGACCGGTATCGTCGATATCACCGCCGTTGCGCTGTATATGCACTACTGGGGCGCGTTTGGCGACGTCCCGCAATGGGTGTTTGCCCTGGGCGCGCTGGCCATTGTCGGCACCATGAACATGATTGGCGTGAAGTGGTTCGCGGAGATGGAGTTCTGGTTTGCGCTGATCAAAGTACTGGCCATCGTAGTGTTCCTGATTGTGGGCGTGGTGTTCCTCGGCAGCGGTAAGCCGCTGGATGGGAATGCGACCGGCTTCCATCTGATTACGGATAACGGCGGCCTGTTCCCGCACGGCCTGCTGCCCGCGCTGGTGCTGGTGCAGGGGGTGGTGTTCGCCTTTGCGTCAATTGAGCTGGTAGGGACCGCAGCCGGGGAGTGTAAAGACCCGAAAACCATGCTGCCAAAAGCCATCAACAGCGTGATCTGGCGTATCGGCCTGTTCTATGTGGGCTCGGTGGTGCTGCTGGTGATGCTGTTGCCGTGGAACGCCTATCAGGCCGGACAGAGCCCGTTTGTTACCTTCTTCACTAAACTGGGCGTGCCTTACGTTGGCAGCATCATGAACATAGTGGTGCTGAGCGCGGCGCTGTCGAGCCTGAACTCCGGTCTCTACTCCACCGGCCGTATTCTGCGCTCCATGTCGATGGGCGGCTCTGCGCCGCAGTTCATGTCGAAGATGAGCAAGCAGCAGGTGCCGTACGCCGGGATTCTGGTCACCATCGCGGTTTACGTGGTGGGCGTGGTGCTGAACTACTATGTGCCGTCGCAGGTGTTTGAGATTGTCCTGAACGTTGCTTCGCTGGGTATCATCTCTTCCTGGGGCTTTATCATTGTGTGTCAGATGCGTCTGCGCAAAGCGATCAAAGAGGGCAAAGCGGAAGAGGTAGGCTTCAGACTGCCGTGGGCACCGGTCACCTCCTGGCTGACGCTGCTGTTCCTGGTCAGCGTGCTGGTGCTGATGGCGTTTGACTATCCGAACGGCACTTACACTATCGCCTCCATTCCGCTGATCGCGGTGCTGCTGGTGCTGGGCTGGTTTGGCGTGCGCAAACGCGTGCACGCAGAAGCGATGAAAGAGCACGAGCTTCATCACGACGATCAGGATGATGCCGCACGCAAGCTGGCAGAAGAGAGCGGGCGTTAA
- a CDS encoding DUF1471 domain-containing protein: protein MKTRYALMTAALLATASFTTFAATPLSQAEAQARQSDGTVSVSGVRGSLDDATRHLSQKAQAQGASHYRVIGLQNPGDSSLWSGTAEIYR from the coding sequence ATGAAAACACGTTATGCCTTGATGACAGCTGCCCTGCTTGCTACCGCAAGTTTTACCACTTTCGCGGCCACACCGCTCAGCCAGGCCGAGGCGCAGGCGCGACAAAGCGACGGCACGGTGAGCGTCAGCGGCGTGCGCGGCTCGCTGGATGATGCCACCCGCCATCTGTCGCAAAAAGCGCAGGCGCAGGGGGCCAGCCACTACCGGGTGATCGGCCTGCAAAACCCCGGTGATTCCAGCCTCTGGAGCGGCACCGCAGAGATTTACCGTTAG
- a CDS encoding LuxR C-terminal-related transcriptional regulator, whose translation MLPPRCIDPQQAEARSAIAAHYRALAEASQQLRERLDSDQADLTQARIALLQEVARGLRNKAIAATLPIPEKTGKVHIRHRLPKLAGRSRGAATVLWLAPRVNTLKKLRRYLHFLHNLSTIL comes from the coding sequence ATGCTGCCGCCGCGCTGCATCGATCCGCAGCAGGCGGAGGCGCGTTCAGCGATTGCCGCTCACTATCGCGCGCTGGCTGAAGCCAGCCAGCAGCTGCGCGAACGGCTGGACAGCGATCAGGCCGATCTGACCCAGGCAAGGATTGCGCTGCTGCAGGAAGTGGCGCGCGGCCTGAGGAATAAAGCGATTGCCGCCACGCTGCCGATCCCGGAAAAGACGGGAAAGGTGCACATCCGCCATCGGCTGCCTAAACTGGCAGGACGGTCACGCGGGGCGGCTACCGTTCTGTGGCTGGCACCGCGTGTAAATACGCTTAAAAAACTGCGGCGATATTTACACTTTCTCCATAATTTATCCACGATTCTCTAA